A genomic window from Punica granatum isolate Tunisia-2019 chromosome 2, ASM765513v2, whole genome shotgun sequence includes:
- the LOC116195944 gene encoding TMV resistance protein N-like — MQREMLGFLFFSGFTVWAWFRSEKKIEDAMGQQKKEAAEKEGDSEASVSDYEVFLSFRGPDSRQGLADVLYNDMRTAGIHVFRDDDELDTGDEIGKILPAIKNSKICVPIFSSTFAASAWCLREVEKMVELKKKIMPIFYTATPEDVKLGTALFKKELRKHEKKHGKEQVKKWEEALKVVARIKGREVKTTGFAEFSMLFVRALLIKLKVKTKYLTNNLVKRDDHEEAVVKLLDIDSSDVRIIGIHGMGGIGKTTLAKVIFNKLSPRFDCCSFLENIQESLRRDGLEYLQKQLVEDLDPKLKNFQKIDTITMLRENFRRRRALIVLDDVNQRKQIEMIVGMLGWFGSGSRIIITTRDRSIFTREACTHAMEEMDPDQALLLFSRHAFREDSPPSDFRILSEEVLSLTGGLPLAIEVVGSLLCQCEKKRWKVTIERLKKVPNRDVQEKLKISFDALEFHQKQIFLDIACFFINKERSNAILMWEACDFDPDYGIEVLVSMSLLKITKDNEFQMHDLVKDLGRELVREECFGDPAKRSRIWSSKEAKELFKIKQEKENVEGLFPEKLYGDCILKHELFSGFRNLRLLKLVGAKLTGNFENLLPKLKWFTWQQCPSDFAVTNLTLENLVVLDLSDSFITENWAGWNMIQLAKNLKALDLTGCCNLTSTPYLSNNDALERLVLRGCRNLAEIHGSINKLTRLKHLDLQGCPSLRGLPEELCSLEDLENILVVGNHGAPFHLPESIGNLRSLSVMKLHWVEITRIPDSIGGLVNLTHLSMHKCSGMKTLPDIIGDLKSLVKLDMSNTELSALPNSVGRLSKLRWLQLNSTKIEELPGSLGDLESLVELQLSNSNLSALPDSVGRLSKLQWLRLSSTKIEELPDSLGDLESLVELQLSDTNLSALPDSVGRLSKLSLLELSSTKIEELPDSLGDLESLVALELSNSNLSALPDSVGRLSKLKWLRLSSTKIEELPNSLGDLESLVELELSNSNLSALPDSVGRLSKLSLLELSSTKIEELPDSLGDLESLVELELSNSNLSALPDSVGRLSKLQWLQLSSTKIEELPDSLGDLESLVGLQLSNTNLSALPDSVGRLSKLKWLRLSSTKIEELPYSLGDLESLVELQLSNTNLSALPDSVGRLSKLQWLQLSSTKIEELPDSLWDLESLVELELSNTNLIALPDSVGRLSKLQWLRLSSTKISALPDSVGDLESLVRLELSNSNLSALPDSVGRLSKLSLLELSSTKIEELPDSLWDLESLVELQLSNTNLSALPDSVGRLSKLQSLGLSSMKIEELPDSLGDLKSLETLDLSSSKLRILPDSVGEMSELRHLLLDECNIRKLPSSIGKLARLEYLELGGWSLKCLPQLPDFSNLKKLQSIDFEDWFVKVAGTEIDKHACGVARMRWSGFPARWEI; from the exons ATGCAGAGAGAGATGTTgggatttcttttctttagtGGTTTCACTGTCTGGGCGTGGTTCCGCAGTGAGAAGAAAATAGAGGATGCAATGGGCCAACAAAAGAAGGAGGCTGCTGAAAAAGAGGGTGATTCGGAAGCATCAGTCTCTGACTACGAAGTTTTCCTAAGTTTCAGAGGACCAGATTCTCGGCAGGGCCTCGCCGATGTCCTCTACAACGACATGAGAACAGCCGGGATCCATGTTTTTAGAGACGACGATGAGCTTGACACCGGTGATGAGATCGGCAAGATTCTTCCGGCTATCAAGAACTCCAAGATATGCGTACCAATCTTCTCCAGTACCTTTGCTGCCAGTGCGTGGTGCCTCCGAGAAGTTGAAAAAATGGTCgagttgaagaaaaagatcatGCCGATTTTCTACACAGCCACACCAGAAGATGTTAAGCTAGGCACGGCATTATTCAAGAAGGAACTACGGAAGCACGAGAAGAAGCATGGAAAAGAGCAAGTGAAGAAGTGGGAGGAGGCTCTCAAAGTGGTCGCCAGAATCAAAGGGCGGGAAGTGAAGACTACCGG ATTTGCGGAATTCAGCATGTTGTTTGTCAGAGCACTTCTGATCAAGTTGAAggtaaaaacaaaatatttgacCAATAACCTAGTTAAAAGAGATGATCATGAGGAGGCTGTAGTGAAATTGTTGGACATCGACTCAAGTGATGTACGAATCATTGGCATCCATGGAATGGGTGGCATTGGTAAGACGACTCTTGCCAAGGTCATCTTCAACAAACTCTCACCTAGATTCGACTGTTGCAGCTTCCTTGAGAACATCCAAGAATCCTTAAGGCGTGATGGTCTTGAATACTTGCAAAAGCAGTTAGTGGAAGATCTCGATCCAAAGTTGAAAAACTTTCAAAAGATCGACACAATCACAATGCTTCGAGAAAATTTTCGTAGAAGGAGGGCTCTCATCGTCCTTGATGATGTAAatcaaagaaaacaaatagAGATGATAGTCGGGATGTTGGGTTGGTTTGGCTCTGGAAGCAGGATAATCATAACGACTAGGGACAGAAGTATTTTCACCAGAGAAGCTTGTACTCATGCTATGGAGGAGATGGATCCTGACCAAGCTCTCCTACTTTTCAGTAGACATGCCTTTAGAGAAGACTCTCCTCCAAGTGACTTCCGAATTCTTTCAGAGGAAGTTCTCTCTCTTACTGGAGGACTTCCTTTGGCCATCGAAGTCGTAGGTTCCCTTCTTTGTCAATGTGAGAAGAAGAGATGGAAAGTGACAATTGAGCGGCTAAAGAAAGTGCCCAATCGAGATGTTCAAGAAAAGCTGAAGATAAGTTTTGATGCATTGGAGTTTCACCAAAAACAGATATTTCTTGACATAGCCTGCTTTTTCATCAACAAGGAGAGATCAAATGCAATTCTAATGTGGGAAGCTTGTGACTTTGACCCTGATTATGGAATTGAGGTCCTTGTTTCCATGTCTTTGCTGAAAATTACGAAGGACAATGAATTTCAAATGCATGACCTTGTCAAAGATCTTGGAAGGGAGCTTGTTCGGGAGGAATGCTTTGGTGATCCTGCCAAGCGTAGCAGGATATGGTCAAGCAAAGAAGCAAAGGAGCTATTTAAGATAAAGCAG gaaaaagaaaatgttgaaGGGCTGTTTCCGGAGAAATTATATGGCGACTGCATTCTCAAACACGAGCTGTTTTCAGGTTTTCGAAATCTAAGATTACTGAAATTGGTGGGTGCAAAGCTGACAGGTAACTTTGAGAATCTCCTTCCAAAGTTAAAGTGGTTCACATGGCAACAATGTCCTTCCGATTTCGCTGTGACCAATCTAACATTGGAGAATTTAGTGGTTCTTGACCTTTCTGACAGTTTTATCACTGAAAACTGGGCTGGTTGGAACATGATTCAG TTAGCAAAGAATTTGAAGGCCTTAGACCTCACTGGGTGCTGTAACTTGACAAGTACACCTTACTTGTCCAACAATGACGCTTTAGAGAGATTGGTTCTCAGAGGATGCCGTAATTTAGCTGAAATACACGGCTCCATCAATAAGCTGACAAGACTGAAGCATCTTGATCTTCAAGGCTGTCCTTCTCTGAGAGGGTTGCCCGAAGAGCTATGTTCGCTGGAAgatttggaaaatattttggTGGTCGGGAATCATGGAGCTCCTTTCCACTTACCAGAATCAATTGGTAATTTACGCTCTCTATCTGTCATGAAATTACATTGGGTGGAAATTACTAGAATTCCTGACTCCATTGGAGGATTGGTGAATCTCACGCACCTCTCTATGCACAAGTGTAGTGGCATGAAGACACTTCCAGACATAATCGGAGATTTGAAATCACTAGTTAAGTTAGACATGTCTAATACAGAGTTGAGTGCATTGCCTAATTCTGTTGGACGACTAAGTAAACTCCGGTGGTTGCAGTTAAATTCAACGAAGATAGAGGAGCTTCCCGGCTCTCTTGGGGATTTGGAATCATTGGTTGAGTTACAGCTGTCCAACTCAAATTTAAGTGCGTTGCCTGACTCTGTTGGACGACTAAGTAAACTCCAGTGGTTGCGGTTAAGTTCAACGAAGATAGAGGAGCTTCCTGACTCTCTTGGGGATTTGGAATCATTAGTTGAGTTACAGCTGTCTGACACAAATTTAAGTGCGTTGCCTGACTCTGTTGGACGACTAAGTAAACTCTCGCTGTTGGAGTTAAGTTCAACGAAGATAGAGGAGCTTCCTGACTCTCTTGGGGATTTGGAATCATTAGTTGCCTTAGAGCTGTCCAACTCAAATTTAAGTGCGTTGCCTGACTCTGTTGGACGACTAAGTAAACTCAAGTGGTTGCGGTTAAGTTCAACGAAGATAGAGGAGCTTCCTAACTCTCTTGGGGATTTGGAATCATTAGTTGAGTTAGAGCTGTCCAACTCAAATTTAAGTGCGTTGCCTGACTCTGTTGGACGACTAAGTAAACTCTCGCTGTTGGAGTTAAGTTCAACGAAGATAGAGGAGCTTCCTGACTCTCTTGGGGATTTGGAATCATTAGTTGAGTTAGAGCTGTCCAACTCAAATTTAAGTGCGTTGCCTGACTCTGTTGGACGACTAAGTAAACTCCAGTGGTTGCAGTTAAGTTCAACGAAGATAGAGGAGCTTCCTGACTCTCTTGGGGATTTGGAATCATTGGTTGGGTTACAGCTGTCCAACACAAATTTAAGTGCGTTGCCTGACTCTGTTGGACGACTAAGTAAACTCAAGTGGTTGCGGTTAAGTTCAACGAAGATAGAGGAGCTTCCTTACTCTCTTGGGGATTTGGAATCATTGGTTGAGTTACAGCTGTCCAACACAAATTTAAGTGCGTTGCCTGACTCTGTTGGACGACTAAGTAAACTCCAGTGGTTGCAGTTAAGTTCAACGAAGATAGAGGAGCTTCCTGACTCTCTTTGGGATTTGGAATCATTGGTTGAGTTAGAGCTGTCCAACACAAATTTAATTGCGTTGCCTGACTCTGTTGGACGACTAAGTAAACTCCAGTGGTTGCGGTTAAGTTCAACGAAGATAAGTGCGTTGCCTGACTCTGTTGGGGATTTGGAATCATTAGTTCGCTTAGAGCTGTCCAACTCAAATTTAAGTGCGTTGCCTGACTCTGTTGGACGACTAAGTAAACTCTCGCTGTTGGAGTTAAGTTCAACGAAGATAGAGGAGCTTCCTGACTCTCTTTGGGATTTGGAATCATTGGTTGAGTTACAGCTGTCCAACACAAATTTAAGTGCGTTGCCTGACTCTGTTGGACGACTAAGTAAACTCCAGTCGTTGGGGTTAAGTTCAATGAAGATAGAGGAGCTTCCTGACTCTCTTGGGGATTTGAAATCGTTGGAAACATTGGATCTGAGTTCATCCAAACTGAGGATTCTACCAGATTCTGTGGGAGAGATGTCTGAATTAAGGCACTTGTTGCTGGATGAATGCAACATAAGAAAGTTGCCTAGTTCTATCGGGAAGTTAGCAAGGCTAGAATATTTGGAGTTGGGAGGTTGGAGCTTAAAATGCCTCCCGCAGCTCCCAGATTTCTCCAACTTGAAGAAGCTGCAGAGCATTGATTTCGAAGATTGGTTCGTAAAAGTTGCAGGGACTGAGATTGACAAGCATGCGTGTGGAGTTGCTCGGATGAGATGGTCAGGTTTTCCTGCCAGATGGGAAATTTGA
- the LOC116195946 gene encoding protein At-4/1-like isoform X4 — translation MAATSDREMELLLSSFDQIYQDFKSGMEEIQLLKSNCQAETKRREALEIACDSVKQDNERLKNLYTSSMNNLADQLEHHLKCQRLEEELKRVTAEHQDIENEHKRTLEGLKQDYAAKFGELEAQIRSISHIDVECSRNALMRSLADGQMPVDIRCFESQKQSDEATINHLCQDLAAHKSHIHSLASRLEQRHFYFSSKYQAEIQDLRDCLLLEQEEKNGLSKKLQVLEKECFYFLMQR, via the exons ATGGCGGCAACGAGTGACAGAGAAATGGAATTGCTGCTCTCGAGCTTCGATCAGATTTACCAA GACTTCAAGAGCGGGATGGAGGAGATCCAACTGCTGAAATCGAACTGTCAGGCCGAAACAAAAAGGCGGGAGGCTCTCGAAATTGCTTGCGATAGTGTTAAGCAAG ATAATGAGAGACTAAAAAATCTGTACACCAGTTCTATGAACAATTTGGCTGATCAG CTTGAACACCACTTAAAATGCCAAAGATTGGAAGAGGAGCTGAAGAGAGTAACTGCTGAACATCAGGATATTGAAAAT GAGCATAAAAGAACTCTCGAAGGGTTAAAGCAAGATTATGCAGCCAAATTTGGAGAATTGGAGGCTCAGATTAGGTCAATTTCTCACATTGATGTCGAGTGTTCTCGAAATGCATTAATGCGTTCTTTAGCTGACGGACAAATGCCTGTTGACATAAGATGCTTTGAAAGCCAAAAACAATCAGATGAAGCGACCATAAATCATCTCTGCCAAGATTTAGCGGCACACAAGAGTCATATCCACTCTCTGGCAAGCAGGTTGGAGCAGAGgcacttttatttcagttCAAAAT ATCAGGCTGAGATTCAGGACTTGAGAGACTGTCTTCTGCTCGAACAGGAAGAGAAGAATGGGTTGAGTAAGAAACTTCAAGTTTTGGAAAAAGAAT gtttttattttttgatgcAGCGTTGA
- the LOC116195946 gene encoding protein At-4/1-like isoform X3, which produces MAATSDREMELLLSSFDQIYQDFKSGMEEIQLLKSNCQAETKRREALEIACDSVKQDNERLKNLYTSSMNNLADQLEHHLKCQRLEEELKRVTAEHQDIENEHKRTLEGLKQDYAAKFGELEAQIRCFESQKQSDEATINHLCQDLAAHKSHIHSLASRLEQRHFYFSSKYQAEIQDLRDCLLLEQEEKNGLSKKLQVLEKESLMSRTKLAQEQKTSVSSQQVEALKQKIMKLRRENEILRRKLRSSQEG; this is translated from the exons ATGGCGGCAACGAGTGACAGAGAAATGGAATTGCTGCTCTCGAGCTTCGATCAGATTTACCAA GACTTCAAGAGCGGGATGGAGGAGATCCAACTGCTGAAATCGAACTGTCAGGCCGAAACAAAAAGGCGGGAGGCTCTCGAAATTGCTTGCGATAGTGTTAAGCAAG ATAATGAGAGACTAAAAAATCTGTACACCAGTTCTATGAACAATTTGGCTGATCAG CTTGAACACCACTTAAAATGCCAAAGATTGGAAGAGGAGCTGAAGAGAGTAACTGCTGAACATCAGGATATTGAAAAT GAGCATAAAAGAACTCTCGAAGGGTTAAAGCAAGATTATGCAGCCAAATTTGGAGAATTGGAGGCTCAGATTAG ATGCTTTGAAAGCCAAAAACAATCAGATGAAGCGACCATAAATCATCTCTGCCAAGATTTAGCGGCACACAAGAGTCATATCCACTCTCTGGCAAGCAGGTTGGAGCAGAGgcacttttatttcagttCAAAAT ATCAGGCTGAGATTCAGGACTTGAGAGACTGTCTTCTGCTCGAACAGGAAGAGAAGAATGGGTTGAGTAAGAAACTTCAAGTTTTGGAAAAAGAAT CGTTGATGAGCAGAACAAAGCTGGCTCAAGAGCAAAAAACCTCAGTTTCGAGCCAGCAGGTTGAGGCACTGAAGCAGAAGATCATGAAGTTGAGAAGAGAGAATGAAATTCTCAGAAGGAAGCTTCGAAGTTCTCAGGAGGGCTAG
- the LOC116195946 gene encoding protein At-4/1-like isoform X1, which produces MAATSDREMELLLSSFDQIYQDFKSGMEEIQLLKSNCQAETKRREALEIACDSVKQDNERLKNLYTSSMNNLADQLEHHLKCQRLEEELKRVTAEHQDIENEHKRTLEGLKQDYAAKFGELEAQIRSISHIDVECSRNALMRSLADGQMPVDIRCFESQKQSDEATINHLCQDLAAHKSHIHSLASRLEQRHFYFSSKYQAEIQDLRDCLLLEQEEKNGLSKKLQVLEKESLMSRTKLAQEQKTSVSSQQVEALKQKIMKLRRENEILRRKLRSSQEG; this is translated from the exons ATGGCGGCAACGAGTGACAGAGAAATGGAATTGCTGCTCTCGAGCTTCGATCAGATTTACCAA GACTTCAAGAGCGGGATGGAGGAGATCCAACTGCTGAAATCGAACTGTCAGGCCGAAACAAAAAGGCGGGAGGCTCTCGAAATTGCTTGCGATAGTGTTAAGCAAG ATAATGAGAGACTAAAAAATCTGTACACCAGTTCTATGAACAATTTGGCTGATCAG CTTGAACACCACTTAAAATGCCAAAGATTGGAAGAGGAGCTGAAGAGAGTAACTGCTGAACATCAGGATATTGAAAAT GAGCATAAAAGAACTCTCGAAGGGTTAAAGCAAGATTATGCAGCCAAATTTGGAGAATTGGAGGCTCAGATTAGGTCAATTTCTCACATTGATGTCGAGTGTTCTCGAAATGCATTAATGCGTTCTTTAGCTGACGGACAAATGCCTGTTGACATAAGATGCTTTGAAAGCCAAAAACAATCAGATGAAGCGACCATAAATCATCTCTGCCAAGATTTAGCGGCACACAAGAGTCATATCCACTCTCTGGCAAGCAGGTTGGAGCAGAGgcacttttatttcagttCAAAAT ATCAGGCTGAGATTCAGGACTTGAGAGACTGTCTTCTGCTCGAACAGGAAGAGAAGAATGGGTTGAGTAAGAAACTTCAAGTTTTGGAAAAAGAAT CGTTGATGAGCAGAACAAAGCTGGCTCAAGAGCAAAAAACCTCAGTTTCGAGCCAGCAGGTTGAGGCACTGAAGCAGAAGATCATGAAGTTGAGAAGAGAGAATGAAATTCTCAGAAGGAAGCTTCGAAGTTCTCAGGAGGGCTAG
- the LOC116195947 gene encoding protein At-4/1-like: protein MFFERQKQSDEATINHLCQDLAAHKCHIHSLASRLEQRHSDFSSKYQTEIQDLRDCLLLEQDEKNGLSKKLQASEKELLMSRTKLAQEQKTSVSSQQVEALKQKIMKLRRENEILRRKLQSSQEG from the exons AT GTTCTTTGAACGCCAAAAACAATCAGATGAAGCGACCATAAATCATCTCTGCCAAGATTTAGCAGCACACAAGTGTCATATCCACTCTCTGGCAAGCAGGCTGGAGCAGAGGCACTCTGATTTCAGTTCAAAAT ATCAGACTGAGATTCAGGACTTGAGAGACTGTCTTCTGCTCGAACAGGACGAGAAGAATGGGTTGAGTAAGAAACTTCAAGCTTCGGAAAAAGAAT TGTTGATGAGCAGAACAAAGCTAGCTCAAGAGCAAAAAACCTCGGTTTCGAGCCAGCAGGTTGAGGCACTGAAGCAGAAGATCATGAAGTTGAGAAGAGAGAATGAAATTCTCAGAAGGAAGCTTCAAAGTTCTCAGGAGGGCTAG
- the LOC116195946 gene encoding protein At-4/1-like isoform X2, whose protein sequence is MCLSCSSDFKSGMEEIQLLKSNCQAETKRREALEIACDSVKQDNERLKNLYTSSMNNLADQLEHHLKCQRLEEELKRVTAEHQDIENEHKRTLEGLKQDYAAKFGELEAQIRSISHIDVECSRNALMRSLADGQMPVDIRCFESQKQSDEATINHLCQDLAAHKSHIHSLASRLEQRHFYFSSKYQAEIQDLRDCLLLEQEEKNGLSKKLQVLEKESLMSRTKLAQEQKTSVSSQQVEALKQKIMKLRRENEILRRKLRSSQEG, encoded by the exons ATGTGCTTGAGCTGCAGTTCG GACTTCAAGAGCGGGATGGAGGAGATCCAACTGCTGAAATCGAACTGTCAGGCCGAAACAAAAAGGCGGGAGGCTCTCGAAATTGCTTGCGATAGTGTTAAGCAAG ATAATGAGAGACTAAAAAATCTGTACACCAGTTCTATGAACAATTTGGCTGATCAG CTTGAACACCACTTAAAATGCCAAAGATTGGAAGAGGAGCTGAAGAGAGTAACTGCTGAACATCAGGATATTGAAAAT GAGCATAAAAGAACTCTCGAAGGGTTAAAGCAAGATTATGCAGCCAAATTTGGAGAATTGGAGGCTCAGATTAGGTCAATTTCTCACATTGATGTCGAGTGTTCTCGAAATGCATTAATGCGTTCTTTAGCTGACGGACAAATGCCTGTTGACATAAGATGCTTTGAAAGCCAAAAACAATCAGATGAAGCGACCATAAATCATCTCTGCCAAGATTTAGCGGCACACAAGAGTCATATCCACTCTCTGGCAAGCAGGTTGGAGCAGAGgcacttttatttcagttCAAAAT ATCAGGCTGAGATTCAGGACTTGAGAGACTGTCTTCTGCTCGAACAGGAAGAGAAGAATGGGTTGAGTAAGAAACTTCAAGTTTTGGAAAAAGAAT CGTTGATGAGCAGAACAAAGCTGGCTCAAGAGCAAAAAACCTCAGTTTCGAGCCAGCAGGTTGAGGCACTGAAGCAGAAGATCATGAAGTTGAGAAGAGAGAATGAAATTCTCAGAAGGAAGCTTCGAAGTTCTCAGGAGGGCTAG
- the LOC116195505 gene encoding proline-rich protein PRCC-like gives MESLLANYASSDEEEERNQRSEAPEPPSFSARDPPPPALPFSSLAASLFSSLPQPKQTPKPAFSSIPNPQNSRPSKPALPSEEEDDSELPNPRLKLFSSLPQPKQSQNPGQQTKRVVQIQIRPQINLPFPKGADVDDDEDDDDEGEKEKKRKRDSELAAQNSSVQSFLSSLPAARSSATLGALPSSGSGRRSIVDTDSNAPTSSGTLEGNSQSGFGQNGENYSNYANYDSGIDQSGVPRSGGFLENSDVQVGVDQSSGGYYDSYGDPSGGSYAGYDSSYGVHYHAGADQSSSGGENLSYAGGYASYGDYGNGSVESEIKVTGKRGRNEIPAEIVEVKQDELIKNRPREDQMKLTGIAFGPSREPVSTKGKPSKLHKRKHQIGTLFYDMKQKEMELTERRARGFLTKAQTQGKYGW, from the exons ATGGAGTCTCTGCTCGCGAACTACGCTTCCTccgacgaagaagaagagcggAATCAAAGATCGGAGGCGCCGGAGCCGCCGTCGTTTTCCGCCCGtgatcctcctcctcctgctcTTCCGTTTTCTTCGCTAGCTGCTTCTCTGTTCTCCTCTCTTCCGCAGCCTAAGCAGACCCCAAAGCCcgctttttcttcaattcccAATCCCCAAAACTCCCGCCCCTCTAAACCAGCCTTGCCATCGGAGGAGGAAGATGACTCCGAGCTTCCCAATCCGAGATTGAAGctcttctcttcccttccccAGCCCAAACAGTCCCAGAACCCCGGCCAGCAGACCAAGAGGGTCGTCCAAATCCAAATTCGTCCCCAGATCAACCTCCCCTTTCCCAAGGGAGCCGATGTCGACGACgatgaagatgatgacgaCGAGGgcgagaaggagaagaagcgCAAGAGGGATTCGGAATTGGCGGCTCAGAATTCCTCCGTCCAGTCATTTCTGTCAAGCTTGCCTGCTGCGAGGAGCTCTGCCACGTTGGGAGCTCTACCTTCCTCAGGTTCAGGTCGGAGGTCGATTGTTGATACGGACTCGAACGCTCCAACCTCGAGTGGAACCCTTGAAGGGAATAGTCAGTCAGGGTTTGGACAAAACGGGGAGAACTATAGTAACTACGCGAATTATGATTCAGGTATTGATCaaagtggcgtgccgcgttCTGGTGGTTTCCTGGAGAACAGTGACGTTCAGGTGGGGGTTGATCAAAGCAGTGGAGGGTATTATGATTCGTATGGCGACCCCAGTGGGGGCAGCTATGCAGGATATGATAGTAGTTATGGGGTTCACTACCATGCCGGGGCTGATCAAAGTTCAAGTGGGGGAGAGAATTTGAGTTATGCAGGAGGCTACGCGAGCTATGGCGACTATGGGAATGGTTCGGTTGAGAGCGAGATTAAAGTGACTGGGAAAAGAGGGAGGAATGAGATTCCTGCAGAGATAGTCGAGGTGAAGCAGGATGAGTTGATAAAGAATAGGCCAAGAGAGGATCAGATGAAACTGACTGGGATTGCCTTTGGGCCTTCTCGAGAG CCTGTCTCAACTAAGGGGAAGCCCAGCAAGCTGCACAAGAGAAAGCATCAGATTGGCACGTTGTTCTACGACATGAAGCAGAAGGAGATGGAGCTCACAGAAAGGCGTGCTAGAGGCTTCCTCACGAAAGCTCAGACACAAGGCAAGTATGGGTGGTAA